The Thermococcus sp. genome includes a region encoding these proteins:
- the thsB gene encoding thermosome subunit beta: MSMSGQPVIVLPEGTQRYVGKDAQRLNILAARIIAETVRTTLGPKGMDKMLVDSLGDIVVTNDGATILDKIDLQHPAAKMMVEVAKTQDKEAGDGTTTAVVIAGELLKKAEELLDQNIHPSIIVKGYTMASDRSQEILDEIAIPVNPEDDETLLRIAETSITGKSAEAHRELLAKLAVEAVKQVAEKTEEGYVVDIDNIKIEKKAGESVEESKLIRGVVIDKEVVHPRMPKRIEGAKIALIGEALEVKKTETDAKINITSPDQLFDFIEQEEKMLREMVDKIREVGANVVFVQKGIDDLAQHYLAKYGIM; encoded by the coding sequence ATGAGTATGAGCGGACAGCCCGTTATAGTTCTCCCGGAGGGGACGCAGAGGTACGTTGGAAAGGACGCCCAGAGGCTCAACATTCTGGCTGCAAGGATTATAGCCGAGACGGTAAGAACTACCCTCGGTCCCAAGGGAATGGACAAGATGCTGGTGGATAGCCTCGGGGACATAGTTGTTACGAACGATGGCGCAACGATACTCGACAAGATTGACCTTCAGCATCCCGCAGCTAAAATGATGGTTGAGGTTGCTAAGACTCAGGACAAAGAGGCCGGCGACGGAACCACCACCGCCGTCGTCATCGCCGGAGAACTCCTGAAGAAGGCCGAGGAACTTCTCGACCAGAACATCCACCCGAGCATAATCGTCAAGGGCTACACAATGGCCTCCGACAGGTCGCAGGAGATACTCGACGAGATAGCCATACCCGTTAATCCGGAGGACGACGAGACCCTCCTCAGGATAGCCGAGACGTCCATAACCGGAAAGAGCGCCGAGGCCCACAGGGAGCTCCTCGCAAAGCTCGCGGTCGAGGCTGTAAAGCAGGTCGCCGAGAAGACCGAGGAAGGCTACGTCGTTGACATAGACAACATCAAGATAGAGAAGAAGGCCGGCGAGAGCGTTGAGGAGAGCAAGCTAATTAGGGGTGTCGTCATCGACAAGGAGGTCGTCCACCCGAGGATGCCGAAGCGCATCGAGGGGGCGAAGATAGCCCTCATCGGGGAGGCCCTTGAGGTCAAGAAGACCGAGACCGATGCGAAGATCAACATAACCAGCCCCGACCAGCTCTTCGACTTCATAGAGCAGGAGGAGAAGATGCTCCGCGAGATGGTCGACAAGATCAGGGAGGTTGGTGCCAACGTCGTCTTCGTCCAGAAGGGCATTGATGACTTAGCCCAGCACTATCTAGCCAAGTACGGCATAATGG